TTTATTCAAACTGGATGAAAATGGTGACCCTACACTTGAATTAAATGACCATGGTGGATATTTTGATTTAGCACCTACAGACTTGGGGGAAAACTGTCGCAGAGATATTGTTCTCGAACTGGAAGAAATGGGCTTTGAAATTGAAGCTTCACACCACGAGGTTGCTCCAGGACAGCATGAAATTGATTTTAAATACTCTGATGCCATCAAACATGCTGACGATATTCAAACCTTTAAATTGGTTGTTAAAACCATTGCAAGAAAGCATAACCTGCATGCTACATTTATGCCAAAACCACTTTTCGGGGTAAATGGTTCAGGAATGCATGTGAATATGTCCTTATTCTCTGGTAAAGAGAATTCGTTCTTCGATAAAAATGGTGATATGGAATTAAGTGGCACAGCATTTCATTTCCTTGCTGGCATCTTAGAGCATGCTACGAATTTTACTGCCATTACCAATCCAACTGTAAATTCATATAAACGATTAGTGCCTGGCTACGAAGCACCTTGTTATGTTGCTTGGTCTGGTTCAAACCGAAGTCCATTAATTCGAATCCCGACATCTAGAGGTTTAAGCACTCGTATTGAAGTTCGAAGTGTTGATCCATCTGCAAATCCATATATGGCGCTTTCTGTATTGTTGGCAGCCGGATTAAATGGTATTAAGAATGAAATGGAGCCGCCAGTATCGATTGACCGTAATATTTATGTTATGGATAAAGCTGAGCGCGAAGCAAATGGAATCAAAGATTTGCCTGCGACATTAATGGATGCTTTGAGTGAATTAAAGAAAGATGATGTACTTGTAGAGGCGCTAGGTGAGCATTTATTTGAACATTTTATTGAAGCGAAGGAAATCGAATGGGATATGTTTAGAACAACTGTTCACCCTTGGGAAAGAGAGCAGTATTTAACAAATTATTAAGCGTGTTTATTTGGTGAGTGCGGTTAAATATTTAATGAAGCTCAATGCTTGATGTTTGGCATGTACCCACGAAATAATCACCCAATAAATGATTGAAACGAATTGAAAATTCTTGGGGTTTACGCTTGGGGCACGGATCATAAATAGAAAACGTAAAACACCTGTGCTCCAGATATGCCCCAAATTTTTTCATTTTAGTATTTTATTCATGTATTCATCGTATTGGATATTGAATTATAAATTTTAAAAGCACAGATTTTATCAATCAAGGAAAGTAATAATACTAATCTCTTTACAGTTATATTTTATACCGCAATGCTCGCTTATCTATTTCAATTATCCATAACAGTTCTACCTAAATAACCTTTCTTGTCTATGGCATTTACTGTTCTTTTAATTTGTCTTGGAGAATACGGATATTATTTAGATAAAGGAAAAATACTAAATACTGCTAAGCTAGATTCATTAATTATAAGCTTAATAGATATCTTAGTGGATCAAAAAAAGGCATCTTAACAGGTGTCTTTTTTTATGCAGAAAAATATAGTTAGGGGGTCGAGCATGCCAGACAATAAGGAAGAGTGGAAATGGAAAAGTTCATGACGATCCTTATGGAAGTTAAGGTTTCGCTTGCTGATCACAATGGCAAATTAGATAGCTTGTTGGATATGAAAGAATGAAACGTAAGAGATTGCTAAAGGTGCTGAAAATCGATCTAAGGAAAATGAGAAGGATATTGATAGCATGAAAATGAATATCGATTCTAAGTCCAGCAAAGATGATGTGTTTTAATTTTCAGTTGTGTAGGAGCTGTATACCACACAGTGAAATCTGGGGAGACGTTGTGGGGTATTGCACAGCAGTATAATACTACTGTTAATACTATCAAGTGCCTTAATGGATTGACTGGCGACGTAATTAAGCCGGGACAAAGGCTAAGAGTTAAGTAAAAATGCCCTCACATACATAAGGGCGCTTAAGGGAAAAGGGAGGCTTTAAAGCCTTCGCATTAAGTATTATTTACTGTTAAATTCAATTTATACTATCTTTTAATATTAATGTTTACCTATTTTTTTCTAGCTGTACAGAAAAACAGGCCTCCACTTAACAGGCCTCCACTTAATTGTGGGGGTATATCTTTCAATGGATAACACTTTATAAGTCATACCCTCAAATTAAATTATCTCTTTGAATCTTTTTTTTATTACTTTTCTTACGAGTTTTATCACAATCAATTTGTTAAGTCTTTTATGAACTTGCCAATAAACATTTTCATTGCATTTCATTTGTTCAATTGATCTAAGTTACGTTTCAAGTAAATTAATCTATTATTCTCTCTCTAACAGCAATTAGTAATTTTTTTAAATATAAAAATGTGTTTTCTACTATTAACTTTGTCCACCCCTTTAATTCTTAGTTGCATAATTTATAATGAAGGAGGTAGAAGTTATGAGCTGTTTTGATCCATGTAAAAAGAAGCATGTCTGTTTCGATCCATGTAAAAAGAAGTATGTCTGTTTCGATCCATGTAAAGAGAAGCATGACTTTTTTAATCCATGTAAAGAGAAGCATGACTTTTTTAATCCATGTAAAAAGAAGCATGACTTTTTTAATCCATGTAAAAAGAAGCATGACTTTTTTGATCCATGTAAAGAGAAGCATGATTTTTTCGATCCATGTAAAGAGAAGCATGATGATTGGTGTCATTGCCACCACCACTTTAATAATTGTAAGAAGAAATTCTGTCATTGTTGTAACAGATATTACTAATAAGAACTTTTATA
This region of Oceanobacillus sp. FSL K6-2867 genomic DNA includes:
- the glnA gene encoding type I glutamate--ammonia ligase; this translates as MGERFTKESIKKQIKEENVKFIRLQFTDMLGTIKNVEIPLSQLDKALDNKMMFDGSSIEGFVRIEESDMRLHPDLDTFVVFPWTSEKGKVARFICDIYNPDGTPFSGCPRYNLKRNLKKMEELGFTAFNIGTEPEFFLFKLDENGDPTLELNDHGGYFDLAPTDLGENCRRDIVLELEEMGFEIEASHHEVAPGQHEIDFKYSDAIKHADDIQTFKLVVKTIARKHNLHATFMPKPLFGVNGSGMHVNMSLFSGKENSFFDKNGDMELSGTAFHFLAGILEHATNFTAITNPTVNSYKRLVPGYEAPCYVAWSGSNRSPLIRIPTSRGLSTRIEVRSVDPSANPYMALSVLLAAGLNGIKNEMEPPVSIDRNIYVMDKAEREANGIKDLPATLMDALSELKKDDVLVEALGEHLFEHFIEAKEIEWDMFRTTVHPWEREQYLTNY
- a CDS encoding LysM peptidoglycan-binding domain-containing protein; protein product: MKSGETLWGIAQQYNTTVNTIKCLNGLTGDVIKPGQRLRVK